One Maribacter dokdonensis DSW-8 genomic region harbors:
- a CDS encoding aminoacyl-histidine dipeptidase codes for MSTFVVSNHENCRMEINKLEPTSVWGNFSKLNAVPRPSKKEEEVIAFMLEFGSKLGLETFSDEAGNVIIRKPATEGMEGKKMVTLQSHLDMVHQKNADTEFDFNTQGIEMFVEGDWVKAKGTTLGADNGMGVAAIMSLLESNYIPHPPLEALFTIDEETGMTGAFALKEGVLKGEILLNLDTEEDDEIDIGCAGGIDVTATRTYNEKEGTHGDAGFQITVKGLTGGHSGMDIHRGRGNANKIMNRLLYLGLDHNVRVSFLNGGSLRNAIPRESVCKLNIVRKQADSFLKKVKELSNVIIQELKEQEPNLIIEIEDIKPAKRVMGLGAQEKMIKAIYAAQNGVYAMSVAIDDLVETSNNIAKVKVEDGKITIGCLTRSSVNSAKLDLANSLRSAFELSGFDVEFSGDYPGWNPNPNSEILTVVKDTYVSLFKDEPRVVACHAGLECGILGQNYPEMDMVSFGPTILGAHSPDERVSITSVQKFWSLLLEVLKRTN; via the coding sequence ATGAGTACTTTTGTGGTATCTAACCATGAAAATTGTAGAATGGAAATCAATAAACTAGAACCCACATCTGTTTGGGGGAATTTTTCCAAGCTTAATGCAGTGCCAAGACCATCTAAAAAAGAAGAAGAGGTAATTGCGTTTATGTTGGAATTTGGAAGTAAACTGGGCTTGGAAACTTTTTCTGATGAAGCAGGTAATGTTATTATTAGAAAACCGGCTACCGAAGGTATGGAAGGTAAAAAGATGGTCACCCTTCAAAGTCATTTGGATATGGTGCATCAAAAGAATGCGGATACTGAATTTGATTTTAATACCCAAGGCATAGAAATGTTCGTTGAAGGAGATTGGGTTAAAGCAAAAGGTACTACGTTGGGTGCTGATAATGGTATGGGCGTTGCCGCTATTATGTCGCTTTTAGAAAGTAATTATATACCTCACCCACCACTAGAAGCTTTGTTCACTATAGATGAAGAAACGGGTATGACGGGGGCATTTGCATTAAAGGAGGGAGTTTTAAAAGGTGAGATACTCTTAAACTTAGACACTGAAGAGGACGATGAAATTGATATTGGTTGTGCCGGAGGAATAGATGTGACCGCTACTAGAACATATAATGAAAAAGAAGGCACACATGGCGATGCGGGATTTCAAATTACCGTTAAAGGTTTAACCGGTGGTCATAGTGGAATGGATATTCATAGGGGCAGGGGTAATGCCAATAAAATAATGAACCGTTTACTATACTTGGGGTTAGACCATAATGTACGCGTTAGCTTTTTAAACGGTGGTAGTCTAAGAAATGCTATACCCAGGGAAAGTGTTTGTAAATTGAATATTGTACGTAAACAGGCAGATAGTTTTTTAAAGAAAGTAAAAGAACTGTCCAATGTTATCATTCAGGAACTAAAAGAACAAGAGCCGAATTTGATTATTGAGATTGAAGATATAAAACCAGCTAAAAGAGTGATGGGTCTAGGTGCGCAAGAAAAAATGATCAAAGCCATTTATGCAGCACAAAATGGTGTGTATGCCATGAGTGTGGCAATTGATGACTTGGTAGAGACCTCAAACAATATTGCCAAGGTAAAGGTAGAAGATGGTAAGATAACCATTGGTTGTTTAACCCGTTCTTCTGTAAATTCGGCAAAATTGGATTTAGCCAATTCTTTACGGTCGGCGTTTGAATTAAGTGGATTTGATGTTGAATTTAGTGGAGATTACCCTGGATGGAACCCTAATCCTAATTCTGAGATTCTTACTGTAGTAAAAGATACATATGTAAGTTTATTTAAAGATGAGCCTAGAGTGGTAGCTTGTCATGCAGGTTTAGAGTGTGGTATTTTAGGTCAAAATTATCCAGAAATGGATATGGTCAGTTTTGGTCCAACTATTTTAGGGGCGCATTCACCAGATGAGCGTGTAAGCATAACTTCTGTTCAAAAGTTCTGGAGTTTACTTTTAGAAGTTTTAAAACGTACCAATTAG
- a CDS encoding DUF3810 domain-containing protein: MKISFKTSVALTIIPQIIVVKWLATRTDLVEQYYSTGIYPVISNFFRLLFGWIPFSIGDLLYFTLTFLALFYLVKKRKHIWRHKLKFLENVGMVLAVVYFTFHIMWGMNYYREPLSHKLQLTPNKEYTDLLNFTELLIQKTNESQVFITKDSSLAVKIPYSQKEIFNKTIDGYKHLKTIHPFLTYNNPSLKRSLFSTGLTYMGYAGYLNPFTNEAQVNDLLPNFRFPFVAGHEVGHQLGYSAENETNFIGYLVTSNNKDPYFKYAAYAYALGYCLNDVRRTNKDDFDRIMLALNDGVKKNFQEMAIFWNSYENPMEPVFKSIFDTFLKANNQKEGIRSYNAVVLFLVAYHKNHPL, encoded by the coding sequence ATGAAGATATCCTTTAAAACCTCCGTTGCCTTAACTATAATTCCTCAAATTATTGTTGTGAAATGGCTTGCTACCCGCACAGATTTAGTTGAACAATATTATAGCACAGGCATTTACCCCGTTATCTCTAATTTCTTCAGGCTTTTATTTGGATGGATTCCTTTTTCCATCGGTGACCTTTTATATTTCACATTGACATTTCTTGCCTTGTTTTATCTAGTTAAAAAAAGAAAACACATTTGGCGACATAAGTTGAAATTCTTGGAAAACGTGGGTATGGTACTAGCCGTTGTTTATTTTACGTTTCATATTATGTGGGGCATGAACTACTACAGGGAACCCTTATCCCATAAATTACAACTTACCCCTAATAAAGAATATACCGACCTTTTAAATTTTACAGAATTATTGATTCAAAAGACCAATGAATCTCAAGTATTCATTACCAAAGATTCTAGCTTAGCGGTAAAGATTCCCTACTCACAAAAAGAGATATTCAACAAAACCATAGATGGCTATAAACACCTTAAAACTATTCATCCGTTTCTTACCTATAACAACCCTAGTTTAAAAAGATCATTGTTCAGTACCGGACTCACGTATATGGGTTATGCGGGGTATTTAAATCCATTCACGAACGAAGCTCAGGTAAATGACCTATTGCCCAATTTTAGATTTCCTTTTGTTGCAGGTCATGAAGTAGGACATCAATTGGGGTATTCCGCTGAAAACGAAACAAACTTTATTGGCTACTTGGTCACATCTAACAACAAAGATCCATATTTTAAATATGCCGCCTACGCCTATGCCCTTGGTTATTGTTTAAACGATGTTAGGCGAACTAATAAAGACGATTTTGACAGAATTATGTTAGCGCTAAATGATGGTGTAAAAAAGAACTTTCAAGAAATGGCCATTTTCTGGAATTCTTATGAAAACCCTATGGAACCCGTCTTTAAATCAATTTTTGATACGTTTTTAAAAGCTAACAATCAAAAAGAAGGTATAAGAAGCTATAACGCCGTGGTTCTATTTTTGGTTGCTTACCACAAAAACCATCCGCTTTAA
- a CDS encoding amidohydrolase family protein, which produces MKKLFFALCLLGYGSFLTAQDYFPENAGVKVNNNNYTAFTNAKIYVTPTQVIEKGTLLIQHGKVVNASSNVNIPKNAVVIDLQGKSIYPSFIDVYSKFGVEQAKRKPGRGRSTQYEPSREGYYWNDHIMPENKAIEKFTYDDKEAKTLRAAGFGVVNSHIHDGIARGTGVLIALNGKGTNANRILDDRSAQYFSLSRSIIKAQSYPSSLMGTLALLRQMYSDADWYAKGNATTTDLSLEALNSNKNLVQIIEAKDKSHDLRADKIGDSYGVQYTILGGGNEFERIEEIKATNAKFIIPINFPDAYDVSNPYAVDYVSLQDMRYWNQAPSNPKVLADNGIKFSLTTYDLKSPANFKEKLIKAIDYGLSSTKALEALTTVPAEILGKSNEIGALKTGYLANFLITSGDIFDKTTTLYENWVQGTKSVINAMDVKDIRGDYQLMVQGKSYDVVISGDVSKPKIEVKQDTTKLSSKIAYDNNWVTLSFATDKGEKTYRMISAVTNTSDNLSGRLVLPDGTESKFTATKSKSFTEKETDKEKADKSIQVVPVTFPNVGYGFAAKPKAQNTLFKNATVWTSEEAGILENTDVLVKNGKIVKIGKDLGAGGATVIDATGKHLTAGIIDEHSHIAALSVNESGQNSSAEVKMEDVVDPEHMGIYRSLAGGVTSLQLLHGSANPIGGRSAILKLKWGEEADGLIYDNSPKFIKFALGENVKQSNWGSFSRFPQTRMGVEQLYMNYFQRAKEYDTKKKNGEPYRYDEEMEVLAEILNGERFISCHSYVQSEINMMMKVAEHFGFRINTFTHILEGYKVADKMAEHGVGAGTFSDWWAYKFEVNDAIPYNAAIMQKQGVVTAINSDDREMIRRLNQEAAKTIKYGGMTELEAWKMVTINPAKLLHLDDRVGSIQEGKDADLVLWSGNPLSVYSKAEKTMIEGITYFDLETDKKNREAIKKERNELVTMMLKEKSSGKKTQGPKQSVKRDFTCESL; this is translated from the coding sequence ATGAAAAAACTATTCTTTGCACTATGCCTACTCGGGTATGGTTCATTTTTAACTGCCCAGGATTATTTTCCGGAAAATGCCGGAGTAAAGGTCAACAATAACAATTATACCGCCTTTACCAACGCTAAAATCTATGTAACTCCAACACAAGTAATCGAAAAAGGAACTTTATTGATCCAACATGGAAAAGTGGTCAATGCATCAAGCAATGTCAATATTCCTAAAAATGCCGTGGTAATTGACTTGCAAGGTAAATCAATATATCCATCATTTATAGATGTATACTCAAAATTTGGGGTAGAACAAGCTAAAAGAAAACCTGGTCGTGGAAGATCCACCCAATATGAACCTTCTAGAGAAGGATATTATTGGAATGATCATATTATGCCGGAGAATAAGGCAATAGAAAAATTCACTTATGATGATAAGGAAGCCAAAACACTTAGAGCAGCTGGTTTTGGTGTAGTTAACTCTCACATACATGATGGTATTGCCAGAGGTACAGGTGTGCTTATAGCTTTAAATGGAAAGGGTACCAATGCCAATAGAATTTTAGATGATCGTTCTGCGCAGTATTTTTCACTAAGCAGAAGTATCATTAAAGCACAATCTTACCCAAGTTCACTAATGGGAACATTAGCATTATTAAGACAAATGTATAGTGATGCAGATTGGTATGCTAAAGGGAACGCCACCACAACAGATCTTTCTTTAGAAGCATTGAACAGTAATAAAAATTTGGTTCAGATTATTGAAGCCAAAGACAAATCGCACGACTTACGTGCCGATAAAATTGGCGATAGTTATGGTGTACAGTACACTATTTTAGGCGGTGGAAACGAGTTTGAACGTATTGAGGAAATTAAGGCCACCAATGCAAAATTCATTATACCTATAAATTTTCCAGATGCGTATGATGTATCTAACCCGTATGCGGTTGACTATGTTTCTTTACAGGATATGCGTTATTGGAACCAAGCCCCATCTAACCCAAAAGTGTTAGCGGATAACGGAATAAAATTTTCGCTTACTACATATGATTTAAAATCTCCGGCTAATTTTAAGGAAAAATTAATAAAAGCCATAGATTATGGTCTTTCATCGACCAAGGCATTAGAAGCGCTAACGACCGTTCCTGCAGAAATTCTGGGAAAATCAAATGAAATAGGGGCATTAAAGACAGGCTACCTTGCCAACTTTTTAATTACATCTGGCGACATTTTTGACAAAACTACCACCTTGTATGAAAACTGGGTACAGGGAACAAAAAGCGTTATCAACGCTATGGACGTTAAAGACATTCGTGGGGATTACCAATTAATGGTTCAAGGAAAATCTTATGACGTAGTTATTTCAGGAGATGTTTCAAAACCTAAAATTGAAGTTAAGCAAGATACGACCAAACTAAGTTCAAAAATTGCATATGACAACAATTGGGTAACCCTTTCATTCGCTACAGATAAGGGTGAAAAAACCTATAGAATGATTAGTGCCGTTACCAATACATCAGATAACCTATCTGGGCGATTGGTTTTACCAGACGGAACCGAATCTAAATTTACGGCAACCAAATCAAAATCTTTTACCGAAAAAGAAACTGATAAAGAGAAAGCTGACAAATCTATACAGGTGGTACCAGTAACCTTCCCTAATGTTGGTTATGGCTTTGCCGCTAAACCAAAGGCACAAAATACCTTGTTCAAAAATGCAACGGTATGGACAAGTGAAGAAGCAGGTATTTTAGAAAACACTGATGTGCTGGTCAAAAACGGTAAAATAGTAAAAATAGGTAAAGACTTAGGTGCAGGTGGCGCTACGGTAATAGATGCCACAGGCAAACATTTAACCGCTGGTATTATAGATGAGCATAGCCATATTGCGGCGTTATCGGTAAACGAATCCGGTCAGAACAGTTCAGCAGAAGTTAAAATGGAAGATGTCGTAGACCCAGAGCATATGGGTATTTACAGATCACTTGCTGGTGGAGTTACCTCATTACAGTTACTGCACGGTTCCGCTAATCCTATTGGTGGTAGATCGGCTATATTAAAATTAAAATGGGGAGAAGAAGCTGATGGCTTGATCTATGACAATTCACCTAAATTTATAAAGTTTGCTCTTGGTGAAAATGTAAAACAAAGTAACTGGGGTAGTTTTTCGCGTTTTCCTCAAACACGTATGGGTGTAGAACAGCTGTACATGAACTATTTCCAAAGAGCCAAGGAATATGACACAAAAAAGAAAAATGGTGAGCCATATCGTTATGATGAAGAAATGGAAGTTCTTGCCGAAATATTAAACGGTGAACGCTTTATAAGCTGCCACTCCTATGTACAAAGTGAAATCAATATGATGATGAAAGTTGCAGAGCACTTTGGATTCAGAATCAATACTTTCACCCACATTCTAGAAGGCTATAAAGTAGCCGATAAAATGGCGGAACATGGTGTTGGCGCAGGAACGTTCAGTGACTGGTGGGCGTATAAATTCGAAGTAAATGATGCTATACCTTACAACGCGGCAATTATGCAAAAACAAGGGGTTGTAACTGCCATAAACAGTGATGACAGAGAAATGATAAGAAGGCTGAACCAAGAAGCTGCCAAGACTATAAAGTATGGTGGCATGACGGAATTGGAAGCTTGGAAAATGGTTACCATAAACCCTGCTAAACTATTACACCTAGATGACCGTGTTGGTAGTATACAAGAAGGTAAGGATGCTGATTTGGTATTGTGGTCCGGCAATCCGTTATCGGTGTATTCAAAAGCGGAAAAAACAATGATCGAGGGTATTACCTATTTTGATTTAGAGACCGACAAAAAAAATCGTGAAGCCATCAAAAAAGAAAGAAATGAATTGGTCACTATGATGCTAAAAGAAAAAAGCAGCGGTAAAAAAACCCAAGGTCCTAAACAAAGTGTCAAAAGAGATTTCACTTGCGAAAGCCTTTAA
- a CDS encoding amidohydrolase family protein — MKKLITLIIALGLLLPTLAQQTPGNKQTEAITIEGATAHLGNGEVIESSLIMFEDGKITFVGDSKMRIARKGKVIDATGKHVYPGFIAPAKTLGLVEIDAVRASKDEDEIGDFIPHVRSLIAYNAESKVVESMRPNGVLIGQIAPSGGLISGTSSIVQFDAWNWEDAAIKVDDGIHLNWPSTFKQGRWWAGEDPGYHPNKDYAEEIEAIATFLKNSQAYGKTTPKEVNPAYAAMKGIFDGTQILYVHADDEKQIIDAVNTLKANGAKEVVLIGGYHAYKIPEFLKSNNIPVLVQYTHNLPVFDDDDYDLPYKLPKLLMDAGLLVGIQNADAANFQTRNLPFYAGQAAQQGLDKEKAVQLLTGNTAKILGIDDQYGTLENGKNATLFISEGDALDMAGNILTHAFIDGRTVSLETHQTELWKRYMGKYEGK, encoded by the coding sequence ATGAAAAAATTAATAACCTTGATCATTGCCCTTGGCTTGTTATTACCGACCCTTGCGCAGCAGACACCGGGCAATAAACAAACCGAAGCTATTACCATTGAAGGAGCAACGGCTCATTTGGGTAATGGCGAAGTCATTGAAAGCTCACTTATAATGTTCGAAGATGGCAAGATTACTTTTGTGGGTGATTCTAAAATGAGAATTGCAAGAAAAGGCAAAGTAATAGATGCAACAGGCAAACATGTTTATCCTGGCTTTATAGCGCCAGCGAAAACATTGGGACTGGTTGAGATCGATGCCGTGAGAGCTTCAAAAGATGAAGATGAAATTGGCGATTTTATTCCACATGTTAGAAGCTTAATAGCTTACAATGCAGAATCTAAAGTAGTAGAAAGCATGAGACCCAATGGAGTTTTAATTGGGCAAATAGCACCTTCTGGTGGTTTAATTTCAGGAACTTCAAGTATTGTACAATTTGATGCATGGAACTGGGAAGATGCGGCTATAAAGGTTGATGACGGCATTCATTTAAACTGGCCAAGTACTTTTAAGCAAGGTCGTTGGTGGGCAGGTGAAGACCCGGGTTACCATCCAAATAAAGACTACGCGGAAGAAATAGAAGCCATTGCTACCTTTCTTAAAAATTCACAAGCTTATGGCAAGACTACTCCTAAAGAAGTAAACCCCGCTTATGCAGCTATGAAAGGTATTTTCGACGGTACCCAAATACTATATGTTCATGCAGATGACGAAAAGCAAATTATAGATGCCGTAAACACTTTAAAAGCTAATGGCGCAAAAGAAGTAGTTTTGATCGGGGGATACCATGCCTATAAAATTCCAGAATTTTTAAAGAGCAATAATATCCCTGTTTTAGTACAGTATACGCATAATCTTCCGGTATTTGATGATGATGATTATGACCTGCCTTACAAACTGCCAAAATTATTAATGGATGCTGGTCTATTGGTAGGTATTCAAAATGCAGATGCGGCAAATTTCCAGACTAGAAATTTACCTTTCTATGCGGGTCAAGCCGCTCAACAGGGGTTGGACAAGGAAAAAGCCGTTCAACTACTGACCGGAAATACAGCCAAAATTTTAGGTATTGATGACCAATATGGCACTTTAGAAAACGGTAAGAACGCTACTCTATTTATTTCTGAAGGTGATGCTCTTGATATGGCCGGAAACATTTTAACCCACGCTTTCATAGACGGCAGAACAGTTTCTTTAGAGACACACCAAACTGAACTTTGGAAACGCTACATGGGTAAATACGAAGGCAAATAA
- a CDS encoding molybdopterin molybdotransferase MoeA, with protein sequence MITFKEAFEKVIDHRLDLGAEKVKLIDSLNRVLAEDVLADRDFPPFDRATKDGIAIQFSSMLENGYAYTIEGVAAAGVAQQTLNDTNHCLEVMTGAVVPKHCDTVIMYEHITIKDNKVTINEIVTKGQNIHYKGSDEKAGAVVLSKGIKITPAEIGVLASVGKSVVKVKVNPNICTIATGNELVEVDQLPEPHQIRKSNMLTIEAALLNGTIPSNSLHLLDDKESIKTALEKALIKNDVLLLSGGVSKGKFDFIPDVMESLGVEKVFHRVAQRPGKPFWFGVHAKLKTVVFSFPGNPVSTFANYHLYFLPWLYASWGVQIENLYIKLGVPLKIVPPLTRFIHVKTELKEGVVWGAPVIENGSGDLTSLTKADGFVCLEPKENAYEVGEVVRFVKTR encoded by the coding sequence ATGATTACATTTAAAGAAGCATTTGAAAAAGTAATTGATCATCGCTTAGACTTGGGAGCAGAAAAGGTGAAACTGATAGACAGCTTAAATAGAGTTTTAGCTGAAGATGTTCTTGCAGATCGTGATTTTCCACCTTTTGATCGGGCTACCAAAGATGGCATTGCCATTCAATTTTCAAGTATGTTGGAAAACGGATATGCTTATACCATTGAAGGGGTAGCTGCGGCAGGTGTTGCCCAGCAAACTTTAAATGATACAAATCATTGTTTAGAGGTCATGACAGGTGCGGTAGTTCCTAAACATTGCGATACCGTGATTATGTATGAACATATCACTATTAAAGATAACAAGGTTACCATTAACGAAATAGTTACCAAAGGCCAAAACATTCACTACAAAGGTAGTGACGAAAAGGCGGGTGCCGTAGTTCTTTCTAAAGGAATTAAGATTACACCTGCTGAAATAGGTGTTCTGGCTTCTGTGGGTAAATCTGTGGTAAAGGTAAAAGTGAACCCGAACATTTGTACCATAGCAACCGGTAATGAATTGGTTGAGGTTGACCAGTTGCCAGAACCGCATCAAATTAGAAAATCAAATATGCTGACCATTGAGGCGGCATTATTGAACGGTACAATACCTTCAAATTCGTTACACCTTTTAGATGATAAAGAAAGTATTAAAACTGCATTGGAGAAGGCGCTGATTAAAAATGACGTTCTGTTATTAAGTGGAGGCGTATCTAAGGGTAAGTTTGATTTTATTCCGGATGTTATGGAATCCCTTGGTGTAGAAAAGGTGTTTCATAGGGTAGCACAAAGACCCGGGAAACCTTTTTGGTTTGGTGTACATGCTAAATTAAAGACTGTGGTTTTTTCATTCCCCGGTAATCCTGTCTCTACTTTTGCTAATTATCATCTTTATTTTTTACCGTGGTTGTATGCTTCTTGGGGTGTTCAGATAGAAAATTTGTATATTAAGCTAGGTGTTCCTTTAAAAATAGTACCGCCATTAACTAGATTTATACATGTAAAAACGGAGTTGAAAGAAGGAGTTGTTTGGGGGGCACCGGTCATAGAAAATGGCTCAGGTGATTTAACCAGTTTGACCAAGGCCGATGGTTTTGTTTGTTTAGAGCCAAAGGAAAATGCTTATGAAGTAGGAGAGGTGGTACGCTTTGTAAAGACCAGATAG
- a CDS encoding sulfite exporter TauE/SafE family protein, with the protein MLIPIEQLLLLCVGFFIIATLYSSVGFGGGSSYLALLTLFLTSFFAIRSIALVCNLVVVSGSTYLYFKNGHAKFKDFLPFVLTSIPLAYIGATFRLKESVFFIILGCSLILSALFLAIQTFELNKTKKEVHDYPNYMSYLLGAGIGFLSGLVGIGGGIFLAPILNHLRWKKAIKIAALASFFILVNSISGLLGLITSNALSLPLKETLCLVIAVLLGGQLGIRISLKKLSANGIKRVTALLVFVVGVRVLLVNGLSLFSS; encoded by the coding sequence ATGTTGATACCTATTGAGCAATTACTGCTTTTATGTGTTGGTTTTTTTATCATAGCTACCTTATATTCTTCGGTCGGTTTTGGTGGTGGATCTAGTTATTTGGCGCTATTGACTCTTTTTTTGACCAGCTTTTTTGCCATTAGGTCCATAGCATTGGTTTGTAATTTGGTGGTGGTTTCCGGTAGTACCTATCTTTATTTTAAAAATGGACATGCAAAATTCAAGGATTTTCTGCCGTTTGTGTTAACTAGTATTCCTTTGGCATATATTGGAGCTACCTTTCGTCTTAAGGAAAGTGTGTTTTTTATTATTCTTGGGTGCTCCCTTATCCTTTCAGCTTTATTCTTGGCCATTCAGACATTTGAATTGAACAAGACAAAGAAGGAAGTACATGACTATCCAAATTATATGAGTTACTTATTAGGTGCTGGAATAGGTTTTTTATCTGGATTGGTAGGAATTGGAGGCGGTATTTTTTTGGCTCCGATCTTAAATCATTTACGATGGAAAAAAGCTATTAAAATTGCTGCCCTCGCCAGCTTCTTTATATTGGTCAATTCTATCTCGGGTTTACTTGGTTTAATTACCAGCAATGCACTTTCATTACCTTTAAAAGAAACCTTATGTTTGGTTATAGCTGTTCTTCTTGGGGGGCAGTTGGGTATTCGCATTAGTTTAAAGAAACTTTCTGCCAATGGAATTAAAAGAGTAACCGCACTTCTTGTTTTTGTGGTGGGTGTAAGAGTATTGTTGGTCAACGGTTTAAGTTTGTTTTCATCTTGA
- a CDS encoding HesA/MoeB/ThiF family protein, which produces MNQDRYQRQITLAGFGIEGQQKLQEAKVLVVGAGGLGIPVLTYLNAMGVGTLGVVDADVVSLSNLHRQVLYTEAMVGISKVEAVKSQLSAQNSSTEIRTYHTFLTVDNALEIIEGYDLVVDATDNFPTRYLINDACVILNKPFVYGALHAFEGQVSVFNYKGGPTYRCLYPTMPAADAVPNCNENGVLGILPGIIGNLQALETIKIITDLGEVLTGILLLCDTLTQRTQRISFKLQPGHNEIKVLEKSYEFNCDLPLKSIEANALQQLLSEGAIELLDVRTPKEYQRQHIDQVKHIPLSELADRSSELNLEETVYVICQSGVRSKKAIATLQELYPGKDFVNVVGGMNQMKNYVDTY; this is translated from the coding sequence ATGAACCAAGATCGTTACCAGAGGCAAATCACTTTAGCGGGTTTTGGAATTGAAGGGCAACAGAAATTACAGGAAGCAAAAGTACTGGTGGTAGGTGCTGGCGGTCTAGGTATTCCTGTATTAACTTATTTAAATGCCATGGGGGTAGGTACCCTTGGTGTTGTAGATGCAGATGTAGTTTCATTATCCAACCTTCACCGTCAAGTGTTGTATACAGAAGCTATGGTGGGTATTTCTAAAGTTGAAGCGGTTAAAAGTCAATTATCTGCCCAAAATTCATCTACCGAAATACGAACATATCATACTTTTTTGACTGTTGATAATGCTCTTGAAATTATTGAAGGATATGATCTTGTTGTTGATGCTACAGATAATTTTCCGACAAGGTATCTTATAAACGATGCTTGTGTTATATTGAATAAGCCATTTGTCTACGGGGCTTTGCATGCTTTTGAAGGTCAGGTAAGTGTTTTTAATTATAAAGGCGGACCAACATATCGTTGTTTGTACCCTACCATGCCGGCTGCCGATGCTGTACCCAATTGTAATGAAAACGGAGTCTTGGGAATTTTACCGGGAATCATTGGAAACTTACAGGCATTGGAAACAATAAAAATAATAACGGATCTAGGGGAAGTTTTAACTGGTATTTTACTTTTGTGTGATACACTTACCCAACGTACCCAACGTATTAGTTTTAAGTTACAGCCTGGTCATAATGAGATTAAGGTTCTGGAGAAAAGTTATGAATTTAACTGTGATTTACCATTAAAATCTATTGAAGCCAATGCCCTTCAACAGTTGCTTTCAGAAGGGGCTATTGAATTGTTAGATGTTCGTACACCAAAAGAGTATCAAAGGCAGCATATTGACCAGGTTAAGCACATACCTCTGAGCGAGTTGGCAGATAGAAGTAGCGAGTTGAATTTAGAAGAAACTGTTTACGTTATTTGTCAGTCTGGCGTGCGCAGTAAAAAGGCAATAGCCACGCTGCAAGAACTATATCCTGGTAAAGATTTTGTAAATGTGGTAGGAGGCATGAACCAGATGAAAAATTATGTTGATACCTATTGA
- a CDS encoding NTP transferase domain-containing protein encodes MISKDKLYGLVLSGGKSTRMGEDKGLIKYHELPQREHLYSLLNEVCDQTFLSIRKDQKDEISNAFDTIVDNDEFRGPYNGLLSAHNAHPDAAWLVLACDLPLMDKKALEELIASRNTGKIASAFADKQNPLPEPLCAIWEPEALKQSVAYLEAGNGSCPRKFLINADVHLVFPEHKEVLLNANSKAEYEEALLKISL; translated from the coding sequence ATGATTTCCAAAGATAAGTTATATGGGCTAGTGCTATCCGGAGGGAAAAGTACTAGGATGGGAGAAGATAAGGGTTTGATCAAATATCATGAACTTCCACAACGCGAGCATTTATATTCATTGTTGAATGAGGTTTGTGACCAAACATTTTTAAGTATCCGCAAAGATCAAAAAGATGAAATTTCAAATGCTTTTGATACTATAGTTGATAATGATGAGTTTCGCGGACCCTATAATGGTTTGCTTTCTGCACATAATGCCCACCCAGATGCAGCTTGGTTGGTTCTAGCCTGCGATCTGCCTTTAATGGATAAAAAAGCTTTGGAAGAATTAATCGCATCCAGAAATACAGGCAAAATAGCCAGTGCTTTTGCCGACAAGCAAAACCCGTTGCCAGAACCACTTTGTGCTATTTGGGAGCCAGAGGCTCTAAAACAATCGGTCGCCTATTTAGAGGCGGGCAATGGTTCATGTCCTAGAAAATTTTTGATCAATGCAGATGTTCATTTGGTATTCCCAGAACATAAAGAAGTATTGTTAAATGCGAATTCCAAGGCAGAATATGAAGAGGCATTGCTAAAAATTTCATTATGA